The following proteins come from a genomic window of Malus sylvestris chromosome 4, drMalSylv7.2, whole genome shotgun sequence:
- the LOC126619855 gene encoding protein RETICULATA, chloroplastic-like has translation MAACSSSFGISNVATLRNEVVRKKMWSQNLISYGIRFRNDAKEVAFPVLYRNSSFRDRLNSFSVKKDRKFPVMSMSEARAESQSELGTIAVSNEGGDVIVEKEMRISENECGSKTKSGGSDKDMIDGSGGNGKYTNGRGGGGGGGGGDGDGGDKEEEEFGPIMKFEEIMKETEARGASLPSDMIEAAKSVGIRKVLLLRYLDLQGSAWPLGFLMRSCSMLRDRMLADPSFLFKIGTEIVIDSCCATFAEVQKRGKDFWAEFELYVADLLVGVVVNVALVGMLAPYARIGKPSLSKGLLGRLQHSYGALPSSVFEAERPGCRYSVKQRIATYFFKGILYGAVGFGCGIIGQGIANLIMTAKRSIKKSEEDIPVPPLIKSAALWGVFLAVSSNTRYQIINGLERLVEASPLAKQNPLVAMAFTVGVRFSNNVYGGMQFVDWARWSGVQ, from the exons ATGGCGGCTTGTTCTTCGAGCTTTGGGATATCGAATGTTGCAACTTTGCGGAACGAGGTCGTTCGGAAGAAGATGTGGAGCCAGAATTTGATTTCTTATGGAATAAGGTTTAGGAATGATGCAAAGGAGGTTGCTTTTCCAGTGCTCTATAGGAATAGTAGCTTTAGAGATAGGCTGAATTCGTTTTCGGTGAAGAAAGACCGGAAATTTCCCGTCATGTCCATGTCCGAGGCTCGGGCTGAATCACAATCCGAGTTAGGCACAATAGCTGTTTCGAATGAGGGAGGAGATGTTATTGTAGAAAAGGAAATGAGGATTTCGGAGAATGAGTGTGGATCAAAAACCAAGAGTGGTGGTAGTGATAAGGATATGATTGATGGTAGTGGTGGTAATGGTAAATATACGAACGGTAgaggtggaggaggaggtggtggtggtggtgacggTGATGGGGGtgataaagaagaagaagagtttgGGCCAATTATGAAATTTGAAGAGATTATGAAAGAGACTGAGGCTCGAGGGGCTAGTCTTCCCTCCGATATGATTGAGGCTGCCAAGAGCGTGGGAATTCGCAAAGTGCTTCTCCTTAGATATCTGGATTTGCAG GGGTCAGCCTGGCCTCTAGGTTTCTTAATGAGGTCATGCTCTATGCTTCGCGATCGAATGCTTGCTGATCCATCATTTCTCTTCAAAATTGGAACAGAG ATAGTCATTGATTCTTGTTGTGCTACATTTGCGGAAGTTCAAAAGAGGGGCAAAGATTTCTGGGCAGAATTTGAGCTGTATGTTGCAGATCTTTTGGTTGGGGTGGTGGTTAATGTTGCTTTGGTTGGGATGTTGGCCCCCTATGCTCGTATTGGGAAACCATCATTATCTAAAGGGTTGCTTGGACGCTTGCAACATTCTTATGGAGCTCTTCCTAGCAG TGTATTTGAAGCGGAAAGGCCAGGATGTAGATATTCTGTAAAGCAGAGAATTGCCACTTACTTTTTTAAG GGCATTTTGTATGGAGCAGTAGGCTTTGGATGTGGTATTATAGGCCAAGGAATTGCAAACTTGATCATGACTGCCAAGCG GAGCATAAAGAAGTCAGAAGAGGACATACCTGTTCCACCTCTAATTAAGAGTGCAGCTCTTTGGG GTGTTTTCCTTGCTGTCTCGTCCAACACCCGCTATCAAATCATCAATGGACTTGAACGCTTGGTAGAGGCATCGCCTTTGGCGAAACAGAACCCACTTGTTGCAATGGCTTTCACTGTCGGAGTACGATTTTCAAACAATGTTTATGGGGGGATGCAGTTCGTAGACTGGGCTAGATGGAGTGGGGTGCAGTAA